In a single window of the Methanolobus psychrophilus R15 genome:
- a CDS encoding ammonium transporter, giving the protein MAIDSGDTAFIIICTALVMLMTPGVGLFYGGMVRKKNLISMIAMSFIAFAIVSIQWVLLGYSLSFGTDIHGFIGGLDHIGLRGVGLDGEGIPDMLFMVFQLVFAGVTLAILTSGIAERIKLSSFIVLGLLWTTLVYDPLAHWSWGGGWAHSLGALDFAGGTVVHISSGFGALALALVIGNRMDYGKYSMEADNITTTLLGGALLWFGWFAFNAGSALSANGTAVNALVATNVSAAAGAITWMAASWLKGKPSSLGMISGAIAGLVAITPGCGFVSPMYAIFIGGFAGLLCYGALLFRVRRGLDESLDAWAIHGMGGLWGAIATGIFASAAIGGVDGLIYGNVNQFFIQILDASVAVAYAFGMTYLLAKVVDKVMGLRVTEEEEYVGLDISQHGESTSA; this is encoded by the coding sequence ATGGCGATAGACTCGGGAGACACGGCCTTCATAATAATATGTACGGCCCTTGTGATGCTGATGACACCAGGCGTCGGGCTTTTCTATGGAGGGATGGTGCGTAAGAAGAACCTCATCTCGATGATAGCTATGTCTTTCATCGCCTTTGCGATTGTGAGCATCCAATGGGTGCTTCTTGGTTATTCGCTTTCTTTCGGGACCGACATACACGGATTCATCGGAGGTCTGGACCACATAGGACTCAGGGGAGTAGGGCTTGACGGGGAAGGCATACCGGACATGCTCTTTATGGTATTCCAGCTTGTCTTTGCAGGTGTGACCCTTGCGATCCTTACATCGGGTATCGCAGAACGCATCAAATTGAGCTCTTTCATAGTGCTTGGCCTGCTCTGGACAACCCTTGTATACGACCCCCTTGCACACTGGTCCTGGGGAGGAGGCTGGGCTCATTCACTTGGCGCCCTCGACTTTGCAGGAGGTACAGTTGTCCACATAAGCTCCGGGTTTGGTGCTCTTGCGCTGGCACTTGTAATCGGCAATCGTATGGACTACGGGAAATACAGCATGGAAGCCGATAACATTACCACGACACTTCTCGGGGGAGCACTCCTGTGGTTCGGATGGTTCGCATTCAATGCCGGAAGTGCACTGTCAGCCAACGGGACCGCAGTCAATGCGCTTGTAGCCACCAATGTTTCTGCTGCAGCCGGCGCTATAACCTGGATGGCAGCATCATGGCTCAAGGGCAAGCCAAGCTCCCTGGGTATGATCAGTGGAGCCATCGCAGGCCTTGTGGCCATCACACCGGGATGTGGATTTGTCAGCCCGATGTATGCCATCTTCATCGGCGGATTTGCAGGGCTGTTGTGCTATGGTGCACTGCTCTTCCGTGTGCGCAGGGGCCTTGACGAAAGCCTTGACGCCTGGGCCATCCACGGCATGGGAGGTCTCTGGGGCGCCATTGCGACAGGCATATTCGCAAGTGCAGCGATTGGAGGAGTTGACGGCCTGATCTATGGCAATGTCAACCAGTTCTTCATACAGATTCTTGACGCATCCGTTGCTGTAGCCTATGCCTTCGGCATGACCTACCTGCTGGCAAAAGTAGTGGACAAGGTAATGGGACTGCGTGTCACAGAAGAAGAAGAATACGTGGGACTGGATATCTCACAGCATGGAGAATCCACATCAGCCTGA
- a CDS encoding ISA1083-3 transposase: MAGKEQILIDRKVILDEINDLITHENNSRVLKRLYFVKFRYLGDSVEEAATKVGVTKKTGYCWQESWNKGGYTALMPNFGGGRKSKLTDEQKKELRALLENKDYWTTREVWKLIKEKYGVEYSEKQVGVILHSFNMYHSKPYPLDYRRPKNAEEILKKTNRSNSKKYWSR; encoded by the coding sequence ATGGCGGGGAAAGAACAAATTCTGATTGACCGAAAGGTAATTCTCGACGAGATTAACGATTTGATCACACACGAGAACAATTCAAGAGTGTTGAAAAGGCTCTATTTTGTTAAATTTAGATATTTAGGGGATTCTGTAGAAGAAGCTGCTACTAAAGTAGGAGTGACTAAGAAAACAGGATATTGCTGGCAAGAAAGTTGGAATAAAGGCGGCTATACCGCCTTAATGCCAAATTTTGGCGGAGGTAGGAAATCCAAACTTACTGATGAACAAAAAAAGGAATTAAGAGCTTTGTTGGAAAATAAGGATTACTGGACTACAAGAGAAGTCTGGAAGTTAATAAAGGAAAAATATGGCGTAGAATATTCAGAGAAACAAGTAGGAGTTATACTTCACAGTTTTAACATGTATCACTCAAAGCCATATCCCCTTGACTACAGAAGACCTAAAAACGCTGAAGAGATCTTAAAAAAAACTAACCGAAGCAATTCCAAAAAATATTGGTCAAGATGA
- a CDS encoding excinuclease ABC subunit A, with the protein MSLSNIVIKGAKEHNLKNLDLTLPRDKLIVITGLSGSGKSSLAFDTIYAEGQRRYVESLSAYARQFLGLMEKPDVEYIEGLSPAISIEQKTTSKNPRSTVGTVTEIYDYLRLLYARIGIRHCPQCGRIIETQSVDQIVDSIMKLPEDSKIHVLAPVVRERKGEYRKLLADLLADGFTRARIDGEIHSLEDVDSIDLERYVKHNIEVLVDRLVIKKGIEERLSESVETALEKGGGTLTVQIVDGEEMTFSENLACSECGIGFEEMEPAAFSFNSPQGACPECHGLGTSMEFDPDLIVPDKTLTLAQGAIEPWDSKTKDGYYMQSLESLARYKKFSMDIPFSKLDPEIQHIIFYGSEEPIPFSHTGRNGGTWRHTGRFKGVIANLSKVFEKTESESSKDRMQRYISTKPCPVCQGKRLKPASLAVKVDGYNIIEVTGMSVEECLHFFQMLEAKLNEREYAIARLILKEIKARLGFLVDVGLDYLTLSRSAATLSGGEAQRIRLATQIGSSLMGVLYILDEPSIGLHQRDNLRLINTLRHLRDIGNTVLVVEHDEETICSADHVVDMGPGAGIHGGEIVAEGSLEEIMDNEDSNTGKYLSGKLKIDIPEKRRKSKNMLMLYGAGENNLKDVDVSFPLGILICVTGVSGSGKSTLINETLNKVLAKRLNRAREIPGKFREIEGLEHVDKVITIDQSPIGRTPRSNPATYTNLFTPIRELFAQTKTSRARGYQAGRFSFNVRGGRCEACSGDGIITIEMHFLPDVYVPCEVCHGKRYNRETLEVTYKDKNIAEVLDMTVEEALGFLENIPAINRKLRTLYDVGLGYIKLGQSSTTLSGGEAQRVKLATELSKRSTGKTVYILDEPTTGLHFDDVKKLLEVLQRLVEAGNTVIVIEHNLDVIKTADWIIDMGPEGGARGGEVIAEGTPEEIAKSEVSHTGQFLRKVLAK; encoded by the coding sequence ATGTCCTTAAGTAATATAGTAATAAAAGGTGCAAAGGAACATAACCTTAAGAACCTTGACCTGACATTGCCCCGGGATAAACTTATTGTGATAACAGGGCTCAGCGGTTCCGGGAAATCGTCCCTTGCTTTTGATACCATCTACGCCGAAGGGCAGAGAAGGTATGTGGAGTCGCTCTCAGCGTATGCCAGGCAGTTTTTGGGGCTTATGGAAAAACCTGATGTCGAGTACATAGAAGGGTTGTCCCCGGCCATATCCATCGAGCAGAAGACCACAAGCAAAAACCCCAGGTCAACTGTGGGCACGGTGACCGAGATATACGATTATCTTAGACTTCTCTATGCTAGAATAGGTATCAGGCACTGTCCACAATGCGGAAGGATCATTGAGACCCAGAGCGTGGACCAGATAGTGGACAGTATAATGAAACTCCCGGAGGATTCAAAGATACATGTGCTTGCTCCGGTTGTAAGGGAAAGGAAAGGCGAGTACAGGAAACTGCTCGCGGACCTGCTTGCCGACGGCTTCACAAGGGCACGTATAGATGGCGAGATCCACTCGCTGGAAGATGTGGACAGTATCGATCTTGAACGCTATGTCAAGCACAATATCGAAGTACTTGTGGACAGGCTTGTAATAAAGAAAGGCATCGAGGAAAGGCTATCGGAATCAGTGGAAACTGCTCTTGAAAAGGGCGGAGGCACTCTTACTGTGCAGATAGTTGATGGCGAGGAAATGACCTTCAGCGAGAACCTGGCCTGTTCAGAATGTGGCATCGGCTTTGAAGAAATGGAACCCGCAGCATTCTCTTTTAATAGTCCGCAGGGCGCATGTCCGGAATGCCACGGACTTGGCACTTCAATGGAATTCGACCCTGACCTGATAGTGCCGGATAAGACACTGACCCTGGCTCAGGGTGCCATCGAGCCCTGGGACAGCAAGACCAAGGACGGCTACTACATGCAATCCCTGGAATCACTTGCCAGGTACAAGAAATTCTCCATGGATATACCGTTCAGCAAACTGGACCCGGAGATACAGCACATCATATTCTACGGCAGCGAGGAACCCATACCCTTCTCCCATACCGGCAGGAACGGTGGCACCTGGAGGCATACTGGCAGGTTCAAGGGAGTTATTGCAAATCTGTCCAAGGTATTTGAGAAAACGGAATCAGAGAGCAGTAAAGACAGGATGCAACGATACATCAGTACGAAACCCTGCCCTGTCTGCCAGGGAAAAAGGCTCAAGCCTGCCAGCCTCGCGGTAAAGGTTGACGGCTACAACATCATTGAAGTTACCGGGATGTCTGTTGAAGAATGCCTGCACTTTTTCCAGATGCTGGAGGCAAAGCTCAACGAACGTGAATATGCCATTGCCCGCCTTATCCTGAAAGAGATAAAGGCCAGGCTTGGATTCCTGGTTGATGTAGGACTGGATTACCTGACTCTGAGCAGGTCGGCTGCAACCCTTTCCGGAGGAGAGGCACAGCGTATCCGGCTTGCAACCCAGATCGGCTCAAGCCTGATGGGAGTGCTGTATATCCTTGACGAGCCCAGTATCGGCCTGCATCAGAGGGACAACCTGCGGCTCATCAACACCCTCAGGCACCTGAGGGATATCGGCAACACCGTACTTGTGGTGGAACACGATGAGGAAACTATCTGCAGCGCGGACCACGTAGTTGATATGGGCCCGGGAGCCGGAATCCATGGAGGAGAAATAGTTGCAGAAGGCAGCCTCGAAGAGATAATGGATAATGAAGACTCCAACACTGGAAAATACCTGAGTGGCAAACTGAAGATAGATATCCCGGAGAAGAGGCGTAAGTCTAAGAACATGCTTATGCTGTATGGAGCCGGCGAGAATAATCTCAAAGATGTGGACGTCTCTTTCCCATTGGGCATACTTATCTGCGTTACCGGGGTATCCGGTTCTGGCAAGAGCACGTTAATCAATGAGACCCTGAACAAGGTGCTTGCGAAAAGACTTAACAGGGCCAGGGAAATACCAGGAAAGTTCAGGGAAATAGAGGGCCTTGAGCACGTGGATAAGGTCATAACCATCGACCAGTCACCTATCGGAAGGACTCCAAGATCAAATCCCGCTACCTATACTAATCTCTTTACACCCATAAGGGAGCTTTTTGCGCAGACAAAGACCTCCCGTGCAAGAGGATACCAGGCAGGCCGTTTCAGTTTTAATGTACGCGGCGGCAGGTGCGAGGCATGTTCCGGCGATGGAATAATCACTATCGAGATGCATTTTCTGCCGGATGTGTACGTACCCTGTGAAGTGTGCCACGGAAAGCGCTACAACCGCGAGACCCTGGAGGTCACTTACAAGGACAAGAACATAGCCGAGGTGCTGGACATGACCGTTGAGGAGGCCCTTGGATTCCTTGAGAACATACCGGCCATTAACCGTAAGCTTCGGACACTTTACGATGTGGGCCTGGGATACATAAAACTTGGCCAGTCATCCACGACCCTGTCAGGCGGCGAGGCCCAGAGGGTTAAACTGGCGACCGAGCTTAGCAAGCGCTCCACCGGCAAGACCGTCTACATCCTTGACGAGCCTACCACAGGACTGCATTTCGATGACGTGAAGAAACTCCTTGAAGTGCTCCAGAGACTTGTGGAAGCAGGCAATACCGTAATAGTCATCGAGCATAACCTCGATGTGATAAAGACTGCAGACTGGATCATTGACATGGGACCCGAAGGCGGTGCCAGAGGCGGGGAGGTTATTGCAGAAGGGACACCCGAGGAGATTGCAAAGAGCGAAGTATCCCATACGGGGCAGTTCCTGAGGAAAGTGCTGGCGAAGTGA
- a CDS encoding transposase: MIIKNTDYVKANAFAFYSINGNSIIDFMKSSKTEDVCEFLEKIVEQNPGKRIILVLDNARSHHAKKTISKARDLKITLVFLPPYSPDLNPVEFVWKTIKREVSVKFVKSKEHLRNIIKMEFMRIESSLSFAKKWIETFNAQIKSVIC, encoded by the coding sequence TTGATAATAAAAAATACGGATTACGTTAAAGCAAATGCATTTGCGTTTTATTCGATCAACGGGAACAGTATCATTGATTTTATGAAAAGCTCAAAAACAGAAGATGTGTGTGAATTCCTGGAAAAAATTGTAGAGCAAAACCCAGGGAAAAGAATAATTCTTGTTCTCGATAATGCAAGATCGCATCATGCAAAGAAAACGATAAGTAAAGCGAGAGATTTAAAAATAACACTTGTGTTCCTACCACCTTATTCACCTGATCTAAATCCAGTAGAATTTGTCTGGAAAACAATCAAAAGAGAAGTGTCAGTCAAATTTGTCAAATCAAAAGAACATTTGAGGAATATTATCAAAATGGAATTTATGAGGATAGAGAGCTCATTATCGTTTGCAAAAAAATGGATAGAAACATTTAATGCACAAATAAAAAGTGTGATTTGTTGA
- a CDS encoding bacterioferritin, whose protein sequence is MKGNEKIIEHLNARLAEELTAINQYFVHAEMCEDWNYKRLHNEIEKRSIQEMKHAEKLIARILFLEGRPIVSNLNEIRIGDAVAKMHDHDHWSEEGAIKGYNESIRVAAELGDNNTKLLLESILKDEEDHIDWIEAQLDEIQQMGIENYLAQQIYEK, encoded by the coding sequence ATGAAGGGGAATGAAAAGATCATTGAGCATCTGAACGCTCGTTTAGCCGAGGAATTGACCGCTATCAACCAGTATTTTGTCCATGCTGAAATGTGCGAGGACTGGAATTACAAGAGACTTCATAATGAGATCGAGAAGCGATCCATCCAAGAGATGAAGCACGCAGAGAAGCTGATAGCACGCATCCTTTTCCTTGAAGGAAGGCCCATAGTCAGCAATCTGAATGAGATCCGTATCGGAGATGCAGTAGCGAAGATGCATGATCACGACCACTGGTCTGAGGAAGGGGCAATCAAGGGCTATAACGAAAGCATCCGTGTGGCAGCGGAGCTGGGAGATAACAATACCAAACTACTTCTGGAGTCGATCCTGAAGGATGAAGAAGACCACATCGACTGGATCGAAGCCCAACTGGATGAGATACAACAGATGGGTATCGAGAATTATCTTGCGCAGCAGATATACGAAAAATAA
- a CDS encoding rubrerythrin yields the protein MSSKDNLKAAFTGESMANRTYLAFAKKADQEGYPQIAKLFRAAAAAETVHAHNHLQRMGGIGTTMDNLKEAINGETYEFEDMYPKFIEEAKNEGDNRALWSFEVANKVERIHASLYEKALAEIGNNKETDYYVCSVCGHTHEGEPEGNCPICGAPPSKYEKID from the coding sequence ATGAGCTCAAAAGATAACCTTAAAGCGGCATTTACCGGCGAGTCGATGGCAAACAGAACCTACCTGGCCTTTGCAAAGAAAGCAGACCAGGAAGGGTATCCTCAGATAGCTAAACTATTCAGGGCTGCTGCTGCGGCAGAAACGGTCCATGCCCACAACCATCTTCAGCGCATGGGTGGCATCGGGACCACAATGGACAACCTGAAAGAGGCCATAAACGGGGAAACATACGAATTTGAGGATATGTACCCTAAGTTCATCGAGGAAGCAAAGAACGAAGGGGACAACAGGGCTCTCTGGAGTTTTGAGGTTGCCAACAAAGTGGAAAGGATCCACGCCAGCCTATATGAGAAAGCACTGGCCGAGATAGGGAACAATAAGGAAACCGACTACTACGTATGCAGTGTCTGCGGGCATACCCATGAAGGTGAACCTGAAGGGAACTGTCCGATCTGCGGAGCGCCTCCGTCCAAATACGAGAAGATTGACTAG
- a CDS encoding Phage shock protein A PspA/IM30 has translation MLEKITRRKKMGLFNRMGIVVKSKMNKLVNKMEDPRETLDYSYEKQLEMLQNVKRGVAEVTTSKKRLQLQRSKLQQSMEKLDAQAKEAINADREDLARLALERKSSLGTQIQGLDTQIEELEKEQEKLVAAEKRLSTKVEVFRTRKETIKAQYSAAEAQVKISESVSGISEEMADIGLAIDRAENKTEDMKARASALDELIETGTLEDFTSSGDDIDRELAKINSQSGVDSELARLKREAGK, from the coding sequence GTGCTTGAGAAAATCACCCGGAGGAAGAAAATGGGTTTATTCAACAGAATGGGAATCGTAGTTAAGTCTAAAATGAACAAGCTGGTCAACAAGATGGAAGACCCGAGAGAAACGCTTGATTATTCTTACGAGAAGCAACTTGAGATGCTGCAGAATGTTAAACGGGGAGTTGCTGAGGTAACGACCTCAAAGAAGAGGCTCCAGTTGCAGCGCTCAAAGCTCCAGCAAAGCATGGAGAAACTTGACGCACAGGCAAAGGAAGCCATCAATGCCGACAGGGAAGACCTGGCAAGATTGGCACTTGAGAGAAAGAGCTCATTGGGCACCCAGATCCAGGGCCTCGATACACAGATAGAGGAACTGGAAAAGGAGCAGGAGAAACTTGTCGCAGCCGAGAAACGCCTTTCTACCAAGGTTGAGGTATTCAGGACCAGGAAAGAGACAATCAAGGCACAGTACTCTGCTGCCGAGGCCCAGGTCAAGATAAGTGAGTCCGTTTCAGGGATAAGCGAGGAAATGGCTGATATCGGCCTTGCGATAGACCGTGCGGAGAACAAGACAGAAGATATGAAGGCTCGCGCTTCAGCACTTGATGAACTCATCGAGACCGGCACACTGGAAGATTTCACAAGCAGCGGTGATGACATAGACCGGGAGCTTGCAAAGATCAATTCACAATCAGGTGTTGACAGCGAGCTTGCAAGACTGAAGAGGGAGGCGGGGAAATGA
- a CDS encoding pyruvate kinase, which translates to MHLPDNKTKIVCTIGPVSFSEEVLKELIIEGMNVARLNFSHGDMEEQREVIRRIRKISAELNRVVAIMADLPGPKIRVGTFEKEPVFLKKGEKVILTSRDVIGNESLIPVNYDRLSHSVQAGKPVYLNDGFIQLQCTGTEGEDVYCDVVVGGPLSSNKGLNLPGARIFIDPVTKRDLEIVDFALDEGLHIFGVSFIESGEDIRKLREHATRRGNDIFIVSKIEREKAVRNIDSIIRESDGIMIARGDLGVEIPIQDVPIVQKDIIHKANLLSKPVITATQMLESMIENIRPTRAEATDVANAIIDGTDAIMLSAETAVGKYPVETVRIMVKIARSTEAWRSNTKEGLTLMKKALNRMNPGVDDMISMQVNDALQVLPVRYVVTPTVSGKTARNVSRFRPDKWILAFSRNSQTCEQLALQYAVHPTFVSELRDDWEITVIDYLKKSGATGAGDMFILTQGQPSGRGRPGGTNMLKFIHVE; encoded by the coding sequence ATGCATTTGCCGGATAACAAAACCAAGATCGTCTGTACTATAGGCCCTGTCTCTTTCTCAGAAGAGGTTTTGAAGGAATTGATAATTGAAGGCATGAACGTGGCGCGGCTGAATTTCTCCCATGGGGACATGGAGGAGCAGCGAGAAGTGATCAGGCGGATACGCAAGATATCCGCAGAGTTGAACAGGGTTGTGGCAATAATGGCAGACCTGCCGGGGCCCAAGATAAGGGTAGGTACTTTTGAGAAGGAGCCTGTATTCCTCAAAAAGGGGGAGAAAGTTATCCTCACATCACGGGATGTCATAGGGAATGAATCGCTTATCCCGGTTAACTACGACCGGTTATCGCACAGTGTGCAGGCTGGCAAACCAGTCTATCTCAATGACGGCTTCATACAATTGCAGTGCACGGGCACAGAGGGTGAGGATGTCTATTGCGATGTGGTAGTGGGTGGCCCCCTGTCATCCAACAAGGGCCTGAACCTCCCGGGCGCTCGTATATTCATTGATCCTGTCACAAAGAGGGACCTGGAAATAGTTGATTTTGCACTTGATGAGGGCCTGCACATCTTCGGTGTGTCTTTTATCGAATCAGGGGAAGACATCAGGAAACTACGTGAGCACGCAACAAGGAGGGGGAATGACATATTCATTGTTTCCAAGATCGAACGTGAAAAGGCTGTCAGGAATATTGACAGCATCATAAGGGAAAGCGACGGTATCATGATAGCGCGCGGGGATCTGGGTGTGGAGATTCCCATACAGGATGTGCCTATCGTCCAGAAGGATATCATACATAAGGCCAACCTGCTCAGCAAGCCAGTGATCACGGCGACCCAGATGCTTGAGTCCATGATAGAGAACATACGCCCTACAAGAGCGGAAGCAACGGATGTTGCAAATGCCATCATTGACGGCACTGATGCTATTATGCTATCTGCAGAGACTGCTGTAGGCAAGTACCCGGTAGAGACTGTCAGGATAATGGTAAAGATAGCAAGATCAACTGAGGCATGGAGAAGCAATACAAAAGAAGGTCTGACTCTTATGAAAAAGGCTCTGAACCGTATGAATCCGGGTGTAGATGACATGATATCCATGCAGGTCAATGATGCGCTGCAGGTCCTTCCGGTCCGATATGTGGTGACTCCCACGGTTTCAGGGAAGACTGCAAGGAATGTTTCCCGTTTCAGGCCAGACAAATGGATACTTGCATTCAGCCGTAACTCTCAGACATGTGAGCAACTGGCACTTCAATACGCTGTTCATCCTACATTTGTCAGTGAACTCAGGGACGACTGGGAGATCACGGTCATCGACTATCTGAAGAAATCCGGAGCAACAGGTGCAGGTGATATGTTCATTCTGACACAGGGACAGCCTTCCGGGCGAGGCCGGCCGGGCGGTACTAACATGCTGAAGTTCATTCATGTGGAATAA
- a CDS encoding IS1 transposase, whose protein sequence is MTDNWKAYAEFLPDEVHTRSKAETYTVEGYNSIFRHFLARLRRKTKCYTKSLEMLKYSVLLLMKYRNNELTILN, encoded by the coding sequence ATGACCGATAACTGGAAAGCATATGCAGAGTTTCTTCCAGATGAGGTTCATACACGATCAAAAGCAGAAACCTATACAGTGGAAGGATATAACAGCATATTCAGGCACTTTCTGGCAAGATTACGAAGAAAAACAAAATGTTATACTAAGAGTCTTGAAATGCTAAAATACTCTGTTCTTCTTTTGATGAAGTATAGAAATAATGAACTAACTATACTTAATTAA
- a CDS encoding adenylosuccinate lyase — protein MAIHPIEYRYGTDEMKHVWSEANRLEKVMKVEVALARAEADIGLIPQEAAEIIEKSISAVELERVNEIEDEIHHDMMAVVIAISEKCAGDAGKWVHFGATSNDMLDTATALQFKEAVAILEEKMHRLLEVLLLQADDHKHLVCAGRTHGQIGVPTTYGLRFAIWASEVGRHIERLEQLKPRLLVGQMTGAVGTQAAFGKDGIEIQKRSMEYLGIGSVDVSNQIIQRDRHAEFVMWMANTVTTLDKIGTEIRSLQRSEIAEVEESFRKKQVGSSTMPHKRNPIKSEQICGLARIVRAMVEPELLNNTLWDERDLTNSSCERVVFPEACILTDHIIKLGIGVIENLRFYPENIRRNLDLLRGLNMGEAVMIELAKRGVGRQEAHELVRSSAMESHESGKHFKDVLLANPDVAKYLNENDIINLVDPDRYIGTAVEQVEAVVEKLKRK, from the coding sequence ATGGCAATCCACCCAATAGAATATCGCTATGGTACAGACGAGATGAAACATGTCTGGAGTGAGGCGAACCGCCTTGAGAAGGTCATGAAGGTCGAGGTAGCACTTGCCAGGGCTGAGGCAGATATAGGTCTTATTCCCCAGGAAGCTGCGGAAATCATTGAAAAGAGCATCAGTGCCGTGGAGCTTGAAAGAGTAAATGAGATAGAGGACGAGATCCACCACGATATGATGGCCGTTGTGATCGCTATCTCTGAGAAATGTGCAGGGGATGCCGGTAAATGGGTACACTTCGGTGCAACCTCCAACGACATGCTGGACACTGCAACTGCATTGCAGTTCAAGGAAGCCGTGGCAATTCTGGAAGAGAAGATGCACAGGCTGCTGGAAGTGCTGCTGTTACAAGCTGACGATCACAAGCATCTGGTATGTGCAGGCAGGACCCACGGGCAGATAGGCGTACCCACGACCTACGGACTGCGCTTTGCCATCTGGGCATCTGAGGTCGGACGTCACATCGAGCGCCTGGAGCAGCTCAAACCCCGCCTCCTTGTGGGACAGATGACCGGCGCCGTGGGAACACAGGCGGCTTTTGGCAAGGATGGTATCGAGATCCAGAAACGCTCCATGGAATACCTGGGCATCGGCTCCGTGGATGTGTCCAACCAGATCATCCAGAGAGACCGTCATGCAGAGTTCGTGATGTGGATGGCCAACACAGTGACCACACTGGACAAGATTGGTACTGAGATCCGTTCCCTGCAGAGAAGTGAGATCGCCGAGGTGGAAGAGAGCTTCAGGAAGAAACAGGTAGGTTCGTCCACAATGCCCCACAAGCGCAACCCCATCAAGTCCGAGCAGATATGCGGGCTTGCGAGGATAGTGCGCGCCATGGTGGAGCCGGAACTGCTGAACAACACTCTCTGGGACGAGCGCGACCTGACCAATTCCTCTTGCGAGCGCGTGGTTTTCCCGGAAGCCTGCATCCTGACCGATCATATCATTAAGCTTGGTATCGGCGTTATTGAGAACCTCAGGTTCTACCCCGAGAATATCCGCCGCAACCTGGATCTGCTCAGGGGTCTGAACATGGGAGAGGCCGTCATGATAGAGCTTGCAAAGCGCGGCGTCGGCCGCCAGGAAGCCCATGAGCTTGTGCGCTCCAGTGCCATGGAATCTCACGAATCTGGCAAGCACTTCAAGGATGTCCTGCTGGCTAACCCGGATGTTGCAAAGTACCTGAATGAAAATGATATCATCAACCTGGTGGACCCAGACAGGTACATAGGCACCGCCGTGGAACAGGTTGAAGCAGTTGTTGAAAAACTGAAGAGGAAATGA
- a CDS encoding heat shock protein HtpX, whose translation MVKWKRDLGLEGRMVLTMFLLAAVYLLFLAFLASMGTSMGVMLLFIGLFMGLQYYYSDRLVLWSMKATVVSEEEEPKLHQTVTRLCAMADLPKPRIAIVRTPVPNAFATGKSPSSAVVAVTTGLMDRLNQGELEAVLAHELSHVKNRDMTILTIASFLSTVAFYFVRYSMYFGGFGNNRKSGGNIIVIWLVSIGVWLVSFLLIRALSRYREFAADRGAAMITGNPANLTSALMKISDVMPRIPTDDLRKVEGMNAFFIIPAVSGSIMNLFSTHPSMEKRIAALEKIQREMES comes from the coding sequence ATGGTAAAATGGAAAAGGGATCTTGGACTGGAAGGAAGGATGGTCCTGACGATGTTCCTGCTGGCTGCAGTGTATCTGCTCTTCCTGGCATTCCTTGCTTCTATGGGGACTTCGATGGGAGTCATGCTGCTTTTTATAGGTCTGTTCATGGGGCTGCAATACTATTATTCTGACCGGCTGGTCCTGTGGTCCATGAAAGCCACAGTGGTCTCAGAAGAGGAGGAACCCAAACTTCATCAGACCGTGACACGGCTTTGTGCTATGGCCGACCTGCCAAAACCCCGGATAGCTATTGTAAGGACTCCTGTGCCAAATGCCTTTGCTACCGGAAAGAGTCCGAGCAGTGCTGTAGTTGCAGTCACTACCGGATTGATGGACAGGCTCAACCAGGGAGAGCTTGAGGCCGTGCTGGCTCATGAGCTGAGCCATGTCAAGAACCGGGATATGACCATACTGACCATAGCCAGTTTCCTCTCTACTGTCGCCTTCTACTTTGTGAGATACAGCATGTATTTTGGAGGCTTCGGGAACAACAGGAAAAGCGGAGGCAACATAATTGTGATCTGGCTCGTCTCTATCGGCGTATGGCTGGTCAGTTTCCTGCTCATCCGTGCTCTTTCCCGCTATCGTGAATTCGCTGCTGACAGAGGTGCGGCAATGATCACCGGAAATCCTGCCAATCTTACATCTGCATTAATGAAGATAAGCGATGTAATGCCACGGATACCCACGGACGACCTGAGAAAGGTCGAAGGAATGAATGCATTCTTTATCATCCCGGCGGTCTCGGGTTCCATCATGAACCTCTTCTCCACTCACCCTTCAATGGAGAAGCGCATAGCTGCACTTGAAAAGATACAGAGGGAGATGGAGTCCTGA